One segment of Haloplanus natans DSM 17983 DNA contains the following:
- a CDS encoding molybdopterin-dependent oxidoreductase has protein sequence MSLRVRLGRSPPPRLVDWSLFALVGLAVATGITSFWVGHPSGAALFWIHAVAGLSIPPLLALKFRRVAGRVRDRRAWDHATPLSILLAAVAVAAAGTGVAWAVGVTVPLGFWTLLNLHILFGLLLVPVLLVHLRARYRPLRRVDVRERRVALQYAGLVAAAGVTSALLRWLAARLGTPAATRRFTGSRALDADADLPVTSWVADDPDPVDPATWTLSVDGLVARPLELELDDLDATAERRALLDCTSGWYAERDWRGVRLGGLLDEAGVTDDAAWVTVRSVTGYRWSLPLDEARNALLATHLSGDRLDHGHGYPIRLVAPDRRGFQWVKWVEAVEVGRRPDPRRWIDIFVSGL, from the coding sequence ATGTCCCTCCGGGTGCGCCTCGGCCGCTCGCCCCCGCCGCGGCTCGTCGACTGGTCGCTGTTCGCGCTGGTCGGCCTCGCCGTCGCCACCGGGATCACGAGCTTCTGGGTCGGCCACCCATCCGGCGCGGCGCTGTTCTGGATTCACGCCGTCGCCGGCCTCTCGATCCCCCCGCTTCTCGCCCTCAAATTCCGTCGCGTCGCCGGGCGGGTCCGCGACCGGCGGGCGTGGGACCACGCGACACCGCTCTCGATTCTCCTCGCAGCCGTCGCCGTCGCCGCCGCGGGCACGGGTGTCGCGTGGGCCGTCGGCGTCACCGTCCCGCTCGGGTTCTGGACCCTCCTCAACCTCCACATCCTGTTCGGCTTGCTGCTCGTTCCCGTCCTGCTCGTCCACCTGCGCGCCCGCTACCGCCCGCTCCGCCGCGTCGACGTGCGCGAGCGACGGGTGGCGCTCCAGTACGCGGGCCTCGTCGCCGCCGCGGGGGTCACCTCGGCGCTCCTGCGGTGGTTGGCGGCCCGACTCGGAACGCCCGCGGCGACCCGCCGATTCACCGGGTCACGGGCGCTCGACGCCGACGCCGACCTGCCCGTCACCAGCTGGGTCGCGGACGACCCCGACCCCGTCGACCCGGCGACCTGGACGCTCTCGGTCGATGGACTGGTCGCCCGACCGCTCGAACTGGAGCTCGACGACCTCGATGCGACGGCCGAGCGCCGGGCGCTGCTCGACTGTACGAGCGGCTGGTACGCCGAACGAGACTGGCGCGGGGTCAGGCTCGGCGGCCTGCTCGACGAGGCAGGGGTCACGGACGACGCCGCGTGGGTCACCGTCCGCTCCGTGACGGGCTACCGGTGGAGCCTCCCGCTCGACGAGGCGAGAAACGCCCTGCTCGCCACCCACCTCTCCGGCGACCGACTCGATCACGGCCACGGCTACCCGATTCGGCTCGTCGCCCCCGATCGACGCGGCTTCCAGTGGGTGAAGTGGGTCGAAGCGGTCGAGGTCGGGCGCCGACCCGATCCGCGACGGTGGATCGACATCTTCGTCAGCGGTCTATGA
- a CDS encoding pantoate kinase: protein MSEESRGDDATAFVPGHVTGFFSPCPDDDPARAGSRGAGLTLTDGVDVTVSATGDPGAVLDGEPITMPPVETVLDRLGVADRARVVAESDLPLGTGFGVSGAMALGTALAANARFDRDRSANDLVTLAHRAEVEAGTGLGDVVAQARGGLPIRLDPGAPAYGRLDGVPAAPRVEYVTFGDLSTASVLAGDTDPLVAAGDAALSRLIDRPTLATLVDESRRFARDAGLLTDRVREVVDAVVDAGGEASMVMLGETVFALDSGLTDAGFDAEACRTCAAGAHLRG, encoded by the coding sequence ATGAGCGAGGAGTCACGGGGCGACGACGCCACCGCGTTCGTCCCCGGCCACGTCACCGGCTTTTTCAGCCCTTGCCCGGACGACGATCCGGCGCGGGCGGGGTCGCGCGGCGCCGGCCTCACCCTCACCGACGGCGTGGACGTGACCGTCAGCGCGACGGGCGACCCGGGCGCCGTCCTCGACGGCGAGCCAATCACGATGCCGCCGGTCGAGACGGTGCTCGACCGGCTGGGCGTGGCCGACCGGGCGCGGGTCGTCGCGGAGAGCGACCTGCCTCTGGGGACGGGCTTCGGCGTCTCCGGGGCGATGGCGCTCGGGACGGCGCTGGCAGCCAACGCCCGCTTCGACCGTGACCGCTCGGCGAACGACCTCGTGACGCTTGCCCACCGCGCGGAGGTAGAGGCGGGGACTGGCCTCGGCGACGTGGTGGCACAGGCTCGGGGCGGCCTCCCGATCCGGCTCGATCCCGGCGCGCCGGCGTACGGCCGCCTCGACGGCGTGCCCGCGGCCCCTCGCGTCGAGTACGTCACCTTCGGTGACCTCTCGACGGCGTCGGTGTTGGCGGGCGACACCGACCCCCTCGTCGCCGCGGGCGACGCGGCGCTTTCCCGGCTGATCGACCGGCCGACGCTCGCAACGCTCGTCGACGAATCGCGGCGCTTCGCCCGCGACGCCGGCTTGCTCACCGATCGGGTGCGCGAGGTCGTCGACGCCGTCGTCGACGCCGGAGGCGAGGCGTCGATGGTCATGCTCGGGGAGACGGTCTTCGCGCTCGATTCGGGCCTCACGGACGCCGGCTTCGACGCCGAGGCGTGTCGGACGTGTGCCGCCGGCGCGCACCTCCGGGGCTGA
- a CDS encoding LURP-one-related/scramblase family protein, which translates to MSVDDGGFSAIELRGNRYTVEQSLIRNKYAAYDENGTLVLRAKQKLFKLKEEFPFVDADGNEVFTVKAGGVLDIAGNYAIVDAETGKRVAILDNDYSLLRDTWTIRDGETEAALAKITSRGAVVTLARNLLPFGELIPHKYEITDAQGGHVGRIDGQLSLRDTYDITIDDAGDVPRDAVVVAAMVIDAIQGN; encoded by the coding sequence ATGTCGGTCGACGACGGCGGCTTCTCGGCCATCGAACTGCGCGGGAATCGGTACACCGTCGAGCAGTCGCTCATCCGCAACAAGTACGCGGCGTACGACGAGAACGGCACCCTCGTCCTCCGGGCGAAACAGAAACTGTTCAAACTGAAAGAGGAGTTCCCCTTCGTCGACGCCGACGGGAACGAAGTGTTCACCGTCAAGGCCGGTGGGGTTCTCGACATCGCCGGGAACTACGCTATCGTCGACGCCGAGACCGGCAAGCGGGTGGCGATCCTCGACAACGATTATTCCCTCCTCCGGGACACCTGGACGATTCGTGACGGCGAGACGGAGGCGGCGTTAGCGAAGATCACCTCGCGCGGGGCCGTGGTGACGCTCGCGCGGAACCTCCTTCCGTTCGGCGAACTCATCCCGCATAAGTACGAAATCACCGACGCCCAGGGTGGACACGTCGGACGCATCGACGGCCAACTCTCCCTGCGGGACACGTACGACATCACTATCGACGACGCCGGCGACGTTCCGCGGGACGCCGTCGTCGTCGCGGCGATGGTCATCGACGCGATTCAGGGAAACTAG
- a CDS encoding 4-phosphopantoate--beta-alanine ligase, translated as MAEGDDIPATHPRHDSLVTRHRIEAGVEAGITSKQGLIAEGRGEAFDYLLGERTLPSADAAARAAAAHLLLARHPVISVNGNAAALVPDELVALAASVGADLEVNLFSRTDERMAAIADHLRDHGASEVKGLDADARIPDLDHERAKVDADGIADADVVLVPLEDGDRAAALAALGKVELVVDLNPLSRSAQVADVPIVDNILRAIPNVTAHARELAGADRAELERIVREFDAAAALDDAERAIRSGDLIDR; from the coding sequence ATGGCCGAGGGCGACGACATTCCGGCGACCCACCCCCGCCACGACTCGCTGGTGACGCGCCACCGCATCGAGGCGGGCGTCGAGGCCGGCATCACGAGCAAGCAGGGCCTCATCGCCGAGGGACGGGGCGAGGCGTTCGACTACCTGCTCGGAGAGCGGACGCTCCCCTCGGCGGACGCGGCGGCGCGGGCGGCCGCCGCCCACCTCCTGCTCGCTCGCCATCCCGTCATCTCGGTCAACGGGAACGCTGCGGCCCTGGTGCCCGACGAACTCGTCGCCCTCGCGGCGTCCGTCGGCGCCGACCTGGAGGTGAACCTGTTCAGCCGGACCGACGAGCGGATGGCCGCCATCGCAGACCACCTCCGTGACCACGGCGCGAGCGAAGTGAAGGGGCTCGACGCCGATGCGCGGATTCCTGATCTCGATCACGAACGGGCGAAAGTCGACGCCGACGGCATCGCCGACGCCGACGTGGTGCTCGTCCCCTTGGAGGACGGCGACCGGGCCGCGGCGCTCGCGGCCCTCGGCAAGGTGGAACTCGTCGTCGACCTGAACCCGCTCTCCCGATCCGCGCAGGTGGCGGACGTGCCCATCGTCGACAACATCCTGCGTGCGATACCGAACGTCACCGCCCACGCCCGGGAGTTGGCGGGTGCGGACCGTGCGGAACTCGAACGGATCGTCCGCGAGTTCGACGCGGCGGCGGCACTCGACGACGCCGAGCGGGCGATCCGAAGCGGCGACCTCATAGACCGCTGA
- a CDS encoding pyridoxal phosphate-dependent aminotransferase — protein sequence MTLGPTDRVRNVDRSSIRYMFDIAEGMDGDLVRLEVGVPDFETPEAVTEAACEAARAGHTSYTTNAGLPALRDAITAHMDDDYGVRVDADEIMVSIGGMEALHLAAVSTVSPGEEVVFPTPGFPNYWVQARLADGVPRPVPMPAADGFALDADRLVDAIGPDTALVILCSPNNPTGRTFDPAAVRTVVDAAAENDAYVVADEVYLGLTYDRDPTSVAAMTGNPENVLTVNSCSKRYAMTGWRVGWLAGTTDIIDQATKVSESTTSCAPSVSQHAAIAALTDGDDAAAEMYDAFRERRDYVVDRVADIDGLTGPRPEGAFYAFLDPDLPGSSLEMAEHLLREYGVVLAPGDGFGDVGEGWLRLSFANSLDRLEEGFDRIERAIADA from the coding sequence ATGACTCTCGGTCCCACCGACCGCGTCCGCAACGTCGACCGCTCCAGCATCCGTTATATGTTCGACATCGCGGAGGGGATGGACGGGGACCTCGTTCGACTCGAAGTGGGTGTCCCCGATTTCGAGACGCCGGAGGCGGTCACCGAGGCGGCCTGTGAGGCGGCGCGTGCCGGCCACACCAGCTACACCACCAACGCCGGCCTCCCGGCGCTTCGCGACGCGATCACCGCCCACATGGACGACGACTACGGCGTCCGGGTCGACGCCGACGAGATCATGGTCTCGATCGGCGGGATGGAGGCGCTTCACCTCGCCGCCGTGAGCACCGTCTCGCCCGGCGAGGAGGTGGTCTTCCCGACGCCGGGCTTCCCGAACTACTGGGTACAGGCACGGCTGGCCGACGGCGTCCCCCGTCCGGTCCCCATGCCCGCCGCGGATGGCTTCGCCCTCGACGCCGACCGCCTCGTCGACGCCATCGGTCCCGACACCGCTCTGGTGATCCTCTGTTCGCCCAACAACCCAACGGGGCGGACGTTCGACCCCGCGGCCGTGCGAACCGTCGTCGACGCCGCCGCCGAGAACGACGCCTACGTCGTCGCCGACGAAGTGTACCTCGGCCTCACCTACGACCGCGACCCCACGAGCGTCGCCGCCATGACCGGCAACCCCGAGAACGTCCTCACGGTCAACTCCTGTTCGAAGCGTTACGCCATGACGGGGTGGCGCGTTGGCTGGCTCGCAGGGACGACGGATATAATCGATCAGGCGACGAAAGTCAGCGAGTCGACCACGTCGTGTGCGCCGAGCGTGAGCCAACACGCCGCTATCGCCGCCCTCACCGACGGTGACGACGCGGCCGCCGAGATGTACGACGCCTTCCGCGAACGCCGCGACTACGTGGTCGACCGCGTCGCCGACATCGACGGGCTGACCGGCCCCCGGCCGGAGGGCGCCTTCTACGCCTTCCTCGACCCCGATTTGCCGGGTTCGAGTCTCGAGATGGCCGAACACCTCCTCCGGGAGTACGGCGTCGTCCTCGCCCCCGGCGACGGATTCGGCGACGTCGGCGAGGGCTGGCTCCGCCTGAGCTTCGCCAACAGTCTCGACCGCCTGGAAGAAGGCTTCGATCGCATCGAACGCGCCATCGCGGACGCGTAG